A window of the Zeugodacus cucurbitae isolate PBARC_wt_2022May chromosome 4, idZeuCucr1.2, whole genome shotgun sequence genome harbors these coding sequences:
- the LOC105209973 gene encoding uncharacterized protein LOC105209973, which yields MKLLVIFAAALLGVQAVRVPYVVTDANGEKYQILLPQSRQGPVYNHPAFDYKPNDYEMYLSPLDEEEVNLQPSDRDLRKRPVYDYSAEDYHWPQYRQVDVSAARRADSAKQSDSDSSEEDESRQERRGNARRKQTYGSGSNENEDRRGNARRQQTYGSGSNENEERRANARRQQTYGSDSNENDEDEDDEYSLILPHALQEPVHVPGLGMVSQAPKKVKVKVPYYADAFLRQQIIEQYLAAQGLNPEGFDVRGLVARGVHADEPREHGWDLQYSDNQQSKARKFRRPINLQQLMYVTVPERKRRQAIDVSNTANPNDITTVPDVTEISTIAEATTNTELPEGLTVTTVVPLAPPTTLQTVTLPSTSVTTSEPTILLPAEPELLIPLFGYGSILPAEVSRVPLVPRIPLDTAATTSSTTELPLEAVLPVNTAKVGAVAKHMISTQLLPVHSRSARAVPFEGKVRTQLTKVTPVPPLPNTEVRGPKMSDLPHARTMRAVHVAPPVTEVNAVVVEVKTEGTKINCDIQCTKFDLNPVCAFNGECYHEFANQCAMETFICKRPDLGFTATPRERCVMHWLKRCTSQDLKIE from the exons ATGAAGTTGCTTGTGATATTTGCCGCAG CGCTGCTTGGCGTGCAAGCAGTTCGAGTGCCGTATGTAGTCACCGATGCCAATGGAGAGAAATATCAAATACTTCTGCCACAAAGTCGCCAAGGTCCCGTGTATAATCATCCCGCCTTCGACTACAAACCGAATGATTACGAAATGTATTTATCGCCGCTGGATGAGGAGGAAGTGAATTTGCAGCCGAGTGACCGTGATTTGCGCAAACGTCCAGTGTATGATTACAGCGCTGAAGACTATCACTGGCCGCAATACAGGCAAGTTGATGTTAGTGCAGCACGACGCGCCGATTCGGCTAAGCAATCAGACTCGGATTCCAGTGAAGAGGACGAAAGTAGACAGGAAAGACGTGGCAATGCACGCCGTAAGCAAACATACGGCTCGGGTTCGAATGAGAATGAGGATAGACGTGGCAATGCACGCCGCCAGCAAACATATGGCTCCGGCTCGAATGAGAATGAGGAGAGACGTGCCAATGCACGGCGCCAGCAAACATATGGTTCGGATTCGAACGAGAATGACGAGGATGAAGATGATGAATACAGCTTAATTTTACCGCATGCCTTGCAAGAGCCAGTACATGTGCCTGGGTTAGGTATGGTTAGTCAAGCACCTAAAAAGGTTAAGGTTAAAGTGCCATACTACGCAGATGCATTCCTGCGACAACAGATAATCGAGCAATACTTGGCTGCGCAAGGTTTGAATCCAGAAGGTTTCGATGTGCGTGGTTTAGTAGCACGCGGCGTACACGCTGATGAGCCGCGCGAACACGGTTGGGATCTGCAATATTCAGATAACCAACAATCGAAAGCCAGAAAGTTTAGACGTCCAATTAATTTGCAGCAACTCATGTATGTAACAGTGCCGGAACGTAAACGCCGACAAGCTATAGACGTGAGCAATACAGCAAATCCAAACGATATCACCACAGTACCTGATGTAACCGAGATAAGTACAATCGCCGAAGCAACTACAAACACGGAATTACCGGAGGGTCTTACTGTAACTACAGTTGTACCATTAGCACCTCCAACAACTTTACAAACAGTCACACTGCCATCCACATCCGTGACTACCAGTGAACCTACAATCCTACTCCCAGCCGAGCCTGAACTACTTATACCACTATTCGGTTACGGTTCGATATTACCAGCTGAGGTCTCACGTGTACCTTTGGTGCCACGTATACCGCTCGATACAGCAGCAACCACTAGCAGCACGACTGAGCTCCCATTGGAAGCAGTTTTGCCGGTCAATACTGCAAAAGTAGGCGCTGTGGCAAAACACATGATCTCTACACAACTCTTACCGGTACACAGCCGTTCCGCACGCGCTGTGCCTTTCGAAGGAAAAGTGCGCACACAACTCACAAAGGTCACACCAGTGCCGCCATTGCCAAATACGGAAGTGCGTGGCCCGAAAATGAGCGACTTGCCACATGCGCGTACAATGCGTGCTGTGCACGTGGCACCCCCGGTAACAGAGGTTAATGCAGTCGTTGTGGAAGTGAAGACCGAAGGAACGAAAATCAATTGCGATATACAGTGCACTAAATTTGATTTGAACCCCGTTTGTGCGTTTAATGGCGAGTGTTATCACGAGTTCGCAAATCAATGCGCAATGGAGACTTTCATATGCAAGCGTCCGGATTTGGGTTTCACGGCAACGCCGAGGGAGCGTTGTGTTATGCATTGGCTCAAACGTTGCACCTCACAAGATCTGAAGATTGAATAG
- the LOC105209979 gene encoding uncharacterized protein LOC105209979: MKYLVIFVAAFVCVQAVQLPYITVTGSLESSEEEYKILLPATGQQSLNLPGVGVVSRPVVQAVKVKVPRFVTPEIKQQIIAQTLAARGINLQNLGAQTPPLGAVKTAPAAAPVVSATKAPAVVPVAAVK, from the exons ATGAAGTACCTAGTGATTTTCGTCGCAG CCTTCGTCTGTGTACAAGCAGTACAATTGCCATACATTACAGTAACGGGTTCGTTGGAATCCAGTGAGGAGGAATACAAAATCCTATTGCCCGCAACTGGGCAACAATCACTCAACTTACCTGGAGTTGGTGTCGTCAGTCGTCCTGTTGTGCAAGCGGTCAAGGTGAAAGTGCCACGTTTCGTGACTCCTGAAATCAAACAGCAAATTATCGCGCAAACACTAGCGGCTAGGGGTATAAACCTGCAAAACTTGGGTGCTCAAACTCCGCCTTTGGGAGCAGTCAAAACGGCACCGGCAGCAGCTCCAGTTGTAAGCGCAACCAAAGCTCCTGCCGTGGTTCCTGTAGCTGcggttaaataa